A single genomic interval of Microbacterium oleivorans harbors:
- a CDS encoding PrsW family intramembrane metalloprotease, with protein sequence MGGRPGGWGVVWVGAVLLVLLLGLAAYLVSFLGVAASVVGAVLALLPLLGVLWVVRIVDRWEPEPPRLLWLALGWGAVASVVIALGVDLVLSIALGPPRDAVSSAMASVVQAPLVEEIAKGLGILLVLRLGRRFFDGPVDGVVYGAMIGAGFAFTENILYFADSLISGGVAQVTVTFVLRGILSPFAHVMFTAATGFAVGLAVRRGARGGAVFAPWAGGLAAAILLHALWNGSAVFTDFFGLYATLQVPLFVGFVLGVILLRREESRLTRERLGDYAAAGWFTPVEVDLLATGAGRRRAIAWARTLPGGRAETMRAFIAEATRLAAARQRALTGRDDQALADEQAHLVRATRLRQTLLR encoded by the coding sequence GTGGGCGGTCGACCCGGCGGCTGGGGCGTCGTCTGGGTCGGAGCCGTGCTCCTCGTGCTTCTGCTCGGCCTCGCGGCCTACCTCGTGTCTTTCCTCGGCGTGGCGGCATCCGTCGTGGGCGCCGTGCTCGCGCTGCTGCCGTTGCTCGGGGTGCTCTGGGTCGTGCGCATCGTCGACCGGTGGGAGCCCGAGCCGCCGCGACTGCTGTGGCTCGCGCTGGGCTGGGGCGCGGTCGCGTCGGTGGTCATCGCGCTCGGAGTCGACCTCGTACTGAGCATCGCGCTCGGCCCACCGCGCGACGCGGTGTCGTCGGCGATGGCCAGCGTGGTGCAGGCTCCGCTCGTCGAGGAGATCGCGAAGGGACTCGGCATCCTCCTCGTGCTGCGGCTGGGACGGCGCTTCTTCGACGGTCCCGTCGACGGCGTGGTGTACGGCGCCATGATCGGCGCCGGGTTCGCCTTCACCGAGAACATCCTGTACTTCGCCGACAGTCTCATCTCGGGCGGTGTGGCCCAGGTGACCGTCACCTTCGTCTTGCGCGGCATCCTCTCGCCTTTCGCGCACGTCATGTTCACCGCTGCGACGGGCTTCGCCGTCGGACTCGCGGTGCGCCGGGGCGCACGCGGGGGAGCGGTCTTCGCACCGTGGGCGGGGGGACTCGCCGCGGCGATCCTGCTCCACGCGCTCTGGAACGGCTCCGCGGTGTTCACGGACTTCTTCGGCCTGTACGCCACGCTGCAGGTGCCGCTGTTCGTGGGCTTCGTGCTGGGGGTGATCCTGCTGCGTCGCGAGGAGTCGCGGCTCACGCGCGAACGTCTGGGCGACTACGCCGCAGCGGGATGGTTCACGCCGGTCGAGGTCGATCTGCTCGCCACAGGCGCCGGGCGGCGGCGGGCGATCGCGTGGGCGCGGACGCTCCCGGGGGGTCGCGCCGAGACGATGCGGGCCTTCATCGCCGAGGCGACGCGGCTGGCAGCCGCCCGGCAGCGGGCACTGACCGGACGCGACGACCAGGCGCTCGCCGACGAGCAGGCGCACCTCGTGCGCGCGACGAGGTTGCGGCAGACACTGCTGAGGTGA
- a CDS encoding fumarylacetoacetate hydrolase family protein, whose protein sequence is MRFAHVMTAGADDPRLVLVADDRATFVGDLFAGAPEGLQDLIERGDDGLARVADAVAETDVVWHDLHAASYASAVLSPPIVLAVGLNYAAHSSELGLKADSAPTVFTLWPNSLTAHEATTSWPRTLSESVDYEAELGVIIGSAAKDVAADDALAHVWGYTVVNDITARDIQFSEAQWSRCKSFDGFTPTGPFVVTADEIPDPQDLHIWAVVDGQTVQDASTGQMIRSVATLVAHLSTAATLLPGTLISTGSPGGAGYSRDPQIFLRDRSIVTVGIDGIGELRTHCRITG, encoded by the coding sequence ATGCGCTTTGCCCACGTGATGACTGCGGGGGCCGACGATCCCCGCCTCGTGCTCGTCGCCGACGACCGTGCCACGTTCGTCGGCGACCTCTTCGCCGGCGCACCCGAAGGCTTGCAAGATCTCATCGAGCGCGGCGACGACGGGCTCGCCCGCGTCGCCGATGCCGTCGCCGAGACCGATGTCGTCTGGCACGATCTGCACGCCGCCTCCTACGCCTCGGCGGTGCTGTCACCCCCGATCGTGCTGGCGGTGGGCCTGAACTACGCCGCTCACTCGAGCGAGCTCGGTCTCAAGGCCGACAGCGCGCCGACCGTGTTCACCCTCTGGCCGAACTCGCTCACCGCGCACGAGGCCACCACGTCGTGGCCGAGAACCCTGAGCGAGTCGGTCGACTACGAAGCCGAGCTCGGGGTGATCATCGGCTCGGCGGCCAAGGACGTCGCCGCCGACGACGCCCTCGCGCACGTATGGGGCTACACCGTCGTCAACGACATCACCGCGCGCGACATCCAGTTCTCGGAGGCGCAGTGGTCGCGCTGCAAGTCGTTCGACGGCTTCACCCCGACCGGGCCGTTCGTCGTCACCGCCGACGAGATCCCCGACCCGCAGGACCTCCACATCTGGGCCGTCGTGGACGGCCAGACGGTGCAGGACGCCTCGACCGGACAGATGATCCGCTCGGTCGCGACCCTCGTCGCCCATCTCTCGACGGCTGCGACGCTGCTGCCCGGGACACTCATCTCCACGGGCAGCCCCGGTGGCGCGGGCTATTCGCGCGACCCGCAGATCTTCCTCCGCGACCGTTCGATCGTCACGGTGGGCATCGACGGCATCGGCGAGCTGCGCACGCACTGCCGCATCACGGGCTGA
- a CDS encoding LacI family DNA-binding transcriptional regulator translates to MAIGRPTVYDVAERAGVSIATVSFAFRRPDKVRSETRDAVLQVARELGYVPSGSARNLARGRTGVLGLHLFDLLVESATPVAVDSAHPVDAQPGRLTDLAELDVGDGLLAWDAAEDARRSEPRTFPLYVDEIQRGFVLECKRNGTAVLLSTGGLGVSEIADTAGQVDGLAILPGATVDASLGSVASTLPVVVLSSQIGDAHHVLADNAGGERMLVDHFVHEHGVRSFGWIDAPAGFDTDERRSAFLDAVAAHPGARAEVIDTVDLERAPRFPGLTARIRDGRLPDAVLCATDQLALATLDVLHAHDVSVPQEVRLAGFDGIQAVRTSSPTVTTVRQPMELMGRLAAHLLLTDPGDGSVGRRSVRVEVGLRLGRSCGCDPEAALSP, encoded by the coding sequence ATGGCGATCGGGCGTCCCACCGTCTACGACGTCGCCGAGCGCGCCGGAGTGTCGATCGCCACCGTCTCGTTCGCGTTCCGTCGGCCCGACAAGGTGCGCAGCGAGACCCGCGACGCCGTGCTGCAGGTCGCGCGCGAGCTGGGCTACGTGCCCAGCGGATCGGCACGCAACCTGGCCCGCGGACGTACCGGCGTGCTCGGGCTCCACCTGTTCGACCTGCTGGTGGAGTCGGCGACCCCGGTCGCGGTCGACTCCGCCCACCCGGTGGATGCTCAGCCGGGCCGGCTCACCGACCTCGCCGAGCTGGACGTCGGCGATGGTCTGCTGGCCTGGGATGCCGCCGAGGACGCGCGACGCAGCGAGCCTCGCACGTTCCCGCTGTACGTCGACGAGATCCAGCGTGGATTCGTGCTGGAGTGCAAGCGCAACGGCACCGCCGTGCTGCTGAGCACCGGTGGCCTGGGTGTCTCGGAGATCGCCGACACGGCCGGACAGGTCGACGGCCTCGCGATCCTCCCGGGTGCGACCGTCGACGCGTCGCTCGGTTCGGTGGCCTCCACCCTGCCCGTGGTCGTGCTCAGCTCGCAGATCGGCGATGCCCACCACGTCCTCGCCGACAACGCCGGCGGAGAGCGGATGCTGGTGGATCACTTCGTCCACGAGCACGGCGTCCGATCGTTCGGGTGGATCGATGCCCCGGCCGGCTTCGACACCGACGAGCGACGTTCGGCGTTCCTCGACGCCGTCGCGGCCCACCCCGGCGCGAGGGCCGAGGTGATCGACACCGTCGACCTCGAGCGCGCGCCCCGCTTCCCGGGGCTGACCGCACGGATCCGCGACGGCAGACTCCCCGACGCGGTGCTCTGCGCGACCGATCAGCTGGCGCTCGCGACCCTCGATGTGCTGCACGCGCATGACGTCTCGGTGCCGCAGGAGGTGCGGCTGGCCGGCTTCGACGGCATCCAGGCCGTCCGCACGTCGTCACCCACGGTGACGACGGTGCGTCAGCCGATGGAGCTGATGGGCAGACTCGCCGCCCATCTGCTGCTCACCGACCCGGGCGACGGGTCGGTCGGGCGGCGCAGCGTGCGCGTCGAGGTGGGGCTTCGTCTCGGGCGCAGTTGCGGCTGCGACCCGGAGGCGGCCCTCAGCCCGTGA
- a CDS encoding glycoside hydrolase family 3 protein, producing the protein MRPDLLTAPDGTRFRDLNGNGVLDPYEDPRLSPEVRTDDLLARLSPAEKIGLMFQTVIEIGPEGEVLEAPGAISKSPTSDVVVGKNMSHFNVHAIRSAREGARWNNNLQRLAESTPHGVPVTISTDPRHAFVENTGVAFSAGPFSQWPEPMGLAALDDREVIEQFADVARREYRAVGIRAALHPQIDLPTEARWARQAQTFGYDAERVSQITAAYLRGFQGDELGPDSVACTTKHFPGGGPQLDGEDAHFPYGREQVYPGGLFDYHLEPFREAIRRGTAGMMPYYGMPVGLVRDGRPIAEVGFAYNRQIITDLLRDELGYDGVVVTDWELVNDNHVGDQVLPARAWGVEELDPTERMLRLLEAGVDQFGGEECTELLVDLVERGVVPIERVDASARRILLVKFRLGLFDDPYVDEDEAERIVGNAEFRELGTRAQAESLTVLQNRGDVLPLASAARPRIYAENIRDEALAPYGVRVASPEDADVALVRVGAPFEPRDDLFLEKWFHQGSLEFGPGLVARLARVAGHAPLVLVVGLDRPAILTPFLPIASAVVADYGSSDAAVLAALTGEVAPRGRLPIEVPRSMDEVRRSRTDVPGDTVDPVFPRGSGLSIVTA; encoded by the coding sequence ATGCGACCCGATCTCCTGACCGCACCCGACGGCACCCGTTTCCGCGATCTCAACGGCAACGGCGTGCTCGACCCGTACGAAGACCCGCGCCTGAGCCCCGAGGTGCGCACCGACGATCTACTCGCACGGCTGTCGCCGGCCGAGAAGATCGGGCTGATGTTCCAGACGGTCATCGAGATCGGCCCCGAGGGGGAGGTGCTCGAGGCACCGGGAGCGATCTCGAAATCGCCGACCTCCGACGTCGTCGTCGGCAAGAACATGTCGCACTTCAACGTCCACGCGATCCGTTCGGCCCGCGAGGGCGCCCGCTGGAACAACAACCTCCAGCGCCTCGCCGAGAGCACCCCGCACGGCGTGCCCGTCACGATCAGCACCGACCCGCGGCACGCCTTCGTCGAGAACACCGGCGTCGCCTTCTCGGCGGGCCCCTTCTCGCAGTGGCCTGAGCCGATGGGGCTGGCCGCCCTCGACGACCGCGAGGTCATCGAGCAGTTCGCCGACGTCGCGCGCCGGGAGTACCGCGCCGTCGGCATCCGCGCCGCGCTGCATCCGCAGATCGACCTGCCGACCGAGGCCCGCTGGGCGCGCCAGGCGCAGACGTTCGGGTACGACGCGGAGCGCGTGTCTCAGATCACGGCGGCGTATCTGCGCGGCTTCCAGGGCGACGAGCTCGGTCCCGACAGCGTCGCCTGCACCACGAAGCACTTCCCGGGCGGCGGGCCCCAGCTCGACGGCGAGGATGCGCACTTCCCGTACGGCCGCGAGCAGGTCTACCCCGGCGGCCTGTTCGACTACCACCTCGAGCCGTTCCGCGAGGCGATCCGGCGCGGCACGGCGGGCATGATGCCCTACTACGGCATGCCGGTCGGTCTCGTCCGCGACGGTCGGCCCATCGCCGAGGTGGGTTTCGCCTACAACCGGCAGATCATCACCGATCTGCTGCGCGACGAGCTCGGGTACGACGGCGTCGTCGTCACCGACTGGGAGCTCGTCAACGACAACCACGTGGGCGACCAGGTCCTCCCGGCCCGGGCCTGGGGAGTGGAAGAGCTGGATCCGACCGAGAGGATGCTGCGCCTGCTCGAGGCGGGTGTCGACCAGTTCGGCGGCGAGGAGTGCACCGAGCTGCTGGTCGACCTCGTCGAGCGCGGAGTCGTGCCGATCGAGCGCGTCGACGCCTCGGCCCGTCGCATCCTGCTGGTGAAGTTCCGGCTCGGGCTCTTCGACGACCCCTACGTCGACGAGGACGAAGCCGAGCGCATCGTCGGCAACGCCGAGTTCCGCGAACTCGGCACCCGTGCCCAGGCCGAATCGCTCACCGTGCTGCAGAACCGGGGCGACGTCCTTCCGCTGGCCTCCGCTGCGCGACCGAGGATCTACGCCGAGAACATCCGCGACGAGGCCCTGGCCCCCTACGGTGTGCGCGTCGCGAGCCCCGAGGATGCGGATGTCGCGCTGGTGCGCGTGGGTGCCCCGTTCGAACCGCGCGACGACCTCTTCCTCGAGAAGTGGTTCCACCAGGGCTCCCTCGAGTTCGGACCCGGGCTCGTGGCGCGACTGGCCCGCGTGGCCGGGCACGCCCCGCTCGTGCTCGTGGTGGGTCTGGACCGTCCGGCCATCCTCACACCCTTCCTCCCCATCGCCTCGGCCGTGGTCGCCGACTACGGAAGCTCGGATGCCGCGGTGCTCGCGGCGCTCACCGGTGAGGTCGCACCGCGGGGACGGCTGCCCATCGAGGTCCCGCGTTCGATGGACGAGGTGCGGCGATCGCGCACCGACGTGCCGGGCGACACCGTCGATCCGGTCTTCCCGCGGGGGAGCGGACTGTCGATCGTGACGGCGTGA
- a CDS encoding carbohydrate ABC transporter permease: MTTIPAPVVDTVAPTPPARSRRRRGLGPRAITYSVLAVGLVVWLIPFVWMLLGSVKTQGEILQRPPTWLPENPTGENFAQWFGPLDFGHFFLNSLVVAVVTVLGNMVFCSMVGYALAKMEFPGKRVLFLLVMVTLMVPGVVTFVPLFVMVSSLGLVNTYPALILPFITAPIGVFLMRQFVAGIPDALLEAARLDGAGEWRIFSRIVMPLCGPPLATLGILTFLASWNNFLWPLVSAQTEDMYTLPVALSLYSTGQNATNYGLLLAGSVLVIAPIIVLFVFLQRWFIRGVATTGLK; this comes from the coding sequence ATGACAACGATCCCCGCCCCGGTGGTCGACACCGTCGCCCCGACGCCGCCCGCGCGGAGCCGTCGCCGCCGCGGTCTCGGCCCGCGCGCCATCACCTACAGCGTCCTAGCCGTCGGCCTCGTCGTGTGGCTGATCCCGTTCGTCTGGATGCTCCTCGGCTCGGTCAAGACCCAGGGCGAGATCCTCCAGCGTCCGCCGACCTGGCTGCCCGAGAACCCCACCGGCGAGAACTTCGCGCAGTGGTTCGGACCGCTCGACTTCGGGCACTTCTTCCTCAACAGCCTCGTCGTCGCCGTCGTCACGGTGCTCGGCAACATGGTGTTCTGCTCGATGGTCGGCTACGCGCTGGCCAAGATGGAGTTCCCGGGCAAGCGCGTGCTCTTCCTGCTGGTGATGGTCACCCTGATGGTGCCGGGGGTGGTGACCTTCGTCCCGCTGTTCGTGATGGTGTCCTCGCTCGGGCTGGTCAACACGTACCCGGCGTTGATCCTGCCGTTCATCACCGCTCCCATCGGGGTGTTCCTGATGCGGCAGTTCGTCGCGGGCATCCCCGACGCCCTGCTCGAGGCGGCACGTCTCGACGGAGCGGGGGAGTGGCGCATCTTCTCGCGCATCGTGATGCCGCTGTGCGGCCCGCCGCTGGCGACCCTCGGCATCCTGACGTTCCTGGCGTCGTGGAACAACTTCCTCTGGCCGCTGGTGTCGGCCCAGACCGAGGACATGTACACCCTGCCGGTCGCGCTGTCGCTGTACTCGACCGGGCAGAACGCCACCAACTACGGACTGCTGCTGGCCGGCTCGGTGCTCGTGATCGCCCCGATCATCGTGCTGTTCGTGTTCCTGCAGCGCTGGTTCATCCGCGGCGTGGCCACCACCGGCCTCAAGTGA
- a CDS encoding carbohydrate ABC transporter permease, with amino-acid sequence MSTSTLPAAGAVTDSGRGASRPGGLHARQRRRQAVIAWAFCLPFVAVFAVFMLFPIVGSFAMSFTDFTARDISSPFAVNFVWLDQFATLFGDPRFITSLGVTAIFVVVGIPVTMVLALALALALNSGGGRIVAFFRVGFYAPVVTSIVAIAVVWRYILQPDGLLNSALALVGIDGPNWLNDPSFALPSLIMMAVWRNVGTLMVIFLAGLQAVPQDVNEAATMDGASSWRRLISVTLPLLRPTILLGAVLISVGYLQFFEEAFVMTKGGPLDSTLSVAYYTFQQFGFGEYGLASAASYVLFLAIALLSLLQFRLLRSKD; translated from the coding sequence GTGTCCACGTCCACCCTTCCCGCGGCCGGAGCCGTCACCGACTCCGGCCGCGGGGCCTCCCGGCCCGGTGGCCTGCATGCCCGCCAGCGCCGGCGTCAGGCGGTCATCGCCTGGGCGTTCTGCCTGCCCTTCGTGGCGGTGTTCGCGGTCTTCATGCTCTTCCCGATCGTCGGGTCGTTCGCGATGTCGTTCACCGACTTCACCGCGCGGGACATCTCCTCCCCGTTCGCGGTGAACTTCGTGTGGCTCGACCAGTTCGCGACCCTCTTCGGCGACCCGCGCTTCATCACCTCCCTCGGGGTCACGGCGATCTTCGTCGTCGTCGGCATCCCGGTGACGATGGTGCTGGCGCTCGCCCTCGCCCTCGCGCTCAACAGCGGCGGCGGACGCATCGTGGCGTTCTTCCGCGTCGGCTTCTACGCCCCCGTCGTGACCAGCATCGTGGCGATCGCCGTGGTCTGGCGGTACATCCTGCAGCCCGACGGCCTGCTCAACTCCGCGCTGGCGCTCGTCGGCATCGACGGGCCGAACTGGCTGAACGACCCATCCTTCGCCCTCCCGTCGCTGATCATGATGGCGGTGTGGCGCAACGTCGGCACGCTCATGGTGATCTTCCTCGCCGGCCTGCAGGCCGTGCCCCAGGACGTCAACGAGGCGGCGACGATGGACGGCGCCTCCTCCTGGCGGCGGCTGATATCGGTCACGCTGCCGTTGCTGCGCCCCACGATCCTTCTCGGCGCCGTGCTCATCTCGGTCGGCTACCTGCAGTTCTTCGAGGAGGCGTTCGTGATGACCAAGGGCGGACCTCTGGACTCCACGCTCTCCGTCGCCTATTACACCTTCCAGCAGTTCGGCTTCGGCGAGTACGGCCTGGCCTCGGCCGCGAGCTACGTGCTCTTCCTCGCCATCGCCCTGCTGAGCCTGCTGCAGTTCCGGCTGCTCCGTTCGAAGGACTGA
- a CDS encoding extracellular solute-binding protein — protein sequence MKFRTVAGGVATLAAVSLILTGCGRADEAATGPAEVTSIDDSPATGTITVWAMGAEGEALPEFVAEFEEANPDVSIEVTAIPWDSAHNKFQTAIAGGNTPDVAMVGSTWMADFGDAFATVPGEISTDGFFPGARSTTEFDDRVAGVPWYVDTRVLYYRTDLAQQAGWTQAPADWDELQQLAADMQEKAGADFGIRLPGGNDSFQGAMWMPWSAGAELVDGDAWTLDTPEMAEGLSYYQSFFDAGLADANADVSAGATEAEFVSGTTPMVVEGPFLRGQLELVGGEDFVSKYATAVLPANEGSVSFSGGANLVVFENSQNAESAWKLVRWMSEADTQTAFYEQTGDLPALQAAWDAPALADDESLSTFGEQLQTAKAPPVTTSWVQVAAKGDQALEQLRRGGADVASVLTTLQADADAIGLE from the coding sequence GTGAAGTTCAGAACAGTGGCTGGGGGAGTGGCGACGCTCGCCGCGGTCTCGCTCATCCTGACCGGGTGCGGCCGCGCCGATGAGGCTGCGACCGGGCCCGCCGAGGTGACGTCCATCGACGACAGCCCGGCGACCGGCACGATCACCGTGTGGGCGATGGGTGCCGAGGGCGAGGCCCTGCCCGAGTTCGTCGCGGAGTTCGAAGAGGCGAACCCCGACGTCTCGATCGAGGTCACCGCGATCCCGTGGGACTCGGCCCACAACAAGTTCCAGACGGCTATCGCCGGCGGCAACACCCCCGATGTCGCAATGGTCGGCTCGACGTGGATGGCCGACTTCGGCGACGCGTTCGCGACGGTTCCGGGCGAGATCTCCACCGACGGCTTCTTCCCCGGTGCCCGCAGCACCACCGAGTTCGACGATCGTGTCGCCGGTGTTCCGTGGTACGTCGACACCCGCGTGCTGTACTACCGCACCGACCTCGCACAGCAGGCGGGGTGGACGCAGGCTCCCGCCGACTGGGACGAGCTGCAGCAGCTGGCGGCCGACATGCAGGAGAAGGCCGGAGCCGACTTCGGCATCCGGCTCCCCGGCGGCAACGACTCGTTCCAGGGCGCGATGTGGATGCCCTGGTCGGCGGGCGCCGAGCTGGTCGACGGCGACGCATGGACGCTCGACACCCCCGAGATGGCCGAGGGGCTGTCGTACTACCAGAGCTTCTTCGACGCGGGCCTGGCCGACGCGAACGCCGATGTGTCGGCCGGGGCGACCGAGGCCGAGTTCGTCTCGGGCACCACGCCCATGGTGGTCGAAGGACCGTTCCTCCGCGGCCAGCTCGAGCTCGTGGGCGGGGAGGACTTCGTATCGAAGTACGCCACCGCGGTGCTCCCGGCGAACGAGGGCTCGGTGTCGTTCAGCGGTGGGGCCAACCTCGTCGTCTTCGAGAACAGTCAGAACGCCGAGTCGGCCTGGAAGCTCGTCCGCTGGATGAGCGAGGCTGACACTCAGACGGCGTTCTACGAGCAGACCGGTGACCTCCCGGCGCTCCAGGCGGCGTGGGATGCGCCGGCTCTGGCCGACGACGAGAGCCTCAGCACGTTCGGCGAGCAGCTGCAGACGGCCAAGGCCCCGCCCGTGACGACCAGCTGGGTGCAGGTCGCGGCCAAGGGCGACCAGGCGCTCGAACAGCTCCGCCGCGGCGGAGCCGATGTCGCCTCGGTGCTCACGACTCTGCAGGCCGACGCAGACGCCATCGGCCTGGAGTGA